The following proteins are co-located in the Anaerolineae bacterium genome:
- a CDS encoding HDIG domain-containing protein, whose translation MNRQQAWDLVCEYTQSPQLRRHMLAVESAMRGYARHFGRDEEKWGLVGLLHDFDYERYPDVAADGHPNAGAPILQEQGVDEEIIRAILSHATEVTGVERQSLMEHTLYAVDELTGLIAAVALVRPSKDIRDVTVKSVRKKWKAKAFAPGVNRAEIEAGANALNIDLNEHINIVLAAMQATALELGLAGPAN comes from the coding sequence ATGAACCGGCAACAAGCCTGGGATTTAGTTTGCGAATATACTCAAAGCCCGCAATTGCGCCGCCACATGCTGGCCGTTGAGTCCGCCATGCGGGGTTACGCCCGCCACTTTGGCCGGGACGAGGAAAAATGGGGCCTGGTTGGCCTGCTGCACGATTTTGATTACGAGCGTTACCCTGATGTGGCCGCAGACGGCCATCCCAATGCCGGCGCGCCTATTTTACAGGAACAGGGCGTTGACGAAGAAATTATCCGGGCCATCCTCTCCCACGCCACCGAAGTAACCGGCGTAGAGCGCCAATCGCTGATGGAGCATACGCTCTACGCCGTGGACGAATTGACCGGCCTGATTGCGGCGGTCGCCCTGGTGCGCCCCTCCAAAGACATCCGCGATGTTACGGTAAAGTCGGTGCGCAAAAAGTGGAAGGCCAAAGCCTTTGCCCCCGGCGTTAACCGCGCAGAAATTGAAGCAGGGGCCAATGCCCTAAATATAGATTTAAATGAACACATCAACATTGTGTTAGCCGCTATGCAAGCCACCGCCCTTGAATTGGGTTTGGCCGGGCCGGCAAACTAA
- a CDS encoding glycosyltransferase family 39 protein, translating to MSNKIKMRSEKLNTAHKLAGVDPYVWLTLLLSLPVIGPLLQPGYFWGGHDARHSVYFLHQFDKVIRDGVWYPRWIPDMAFGYGYPFFNVYGPLASYAGEAFHLLGFNIVTSVKIVFGLSAVLSGLTMYLFVRRLLGRPAGLIAALTYVYLPYHLFDLYVRADLAESVAFVFVPLVLWGFYGAVTRPRLPALVGAALAYAALMFTHSLSAFILTAILGLYVAYMLGWQFWQNRRRPESQPPAPPPGRRMAPYVWRRKHNPYLALLLAGLPALFVLLLGLGLSAVYLLPALTEAGFVRTDQWFGGRFAFGDDFVEVFQLFSPQWGFGASIPGPDDQTGFQLGLAATVLFILSFWLTPKLVDTAVRRTLYFFQGVTLVMAFLTVPLSTPVWALLPLAQLVQFPWRLLVVVAPYISIAAGVILAGDKIQETETSPAPQPPFLFPLPVIILACLILLSSYPYVQAQVRDPKPTEGPVSEAALFRFQQSSDEMTGQTAWVRRIPNWSTLAEKVVRGGQISTKVHYAALPADNTVGVYSMEMDSQHELLWVGTEKEGQAVTFFTPYYPGWRAYVYEDLGPDDGNLDKEVGPVTRIGPVVDRPALSVTYLEGWLVVPIPPGFHFLEIRFEDTPVRIMGRWISFLSFLVGGGLLLASRRWHGRVSLLPEEGSREAGEYGSYGSS from the coding sequence ATGTCGAATAAAATAAAAATGAGAAGTGAGAAGTTGAACACCGCCCACAAATTGGCCGGGGTTGACCCCTATGTGTGGCTAACGCTTTTGCTTTCATTACCCGTGATTGGGCCGCTTTTACAGCCGGGTTACTTTTGGGGAGGGCACGACGCCCGGCACTCGGTTTACTTTTTGCACCAGTTTGATAAGGTGATCCGGGATGGGGTGTGGTATCCCCGCTGGATACCGGACATGGCCTTTGGTTATGGTTATCCCTTTTTTAACGTCTACGGCCCGCTGGCCTCTTACGCGGGCGAGGCATTTCACCTGCTTGGCTTTAACATTGTCACCTCGGTTAAAATTGTGTTTGGCCTGTCGGCGGTTTTATCCGGCTTGACCATGTACCTTTTTGTCCGGCGGCTGCTGGGCCGGCCCGCCGGTTTGATCGCCGCGCTCACTTACGTTTACCTGCCCTACCACCTGTTTGACCTGTACGTGCGGGCCGACCTGGCCGAATCGGTGGCTTTTGTTTTTGTGCCCCTGGTTTTATGGGGCTTTTACGGGGCCGTCACCCGGCCCCGGCTGCCCGCCCTGGTGGGGGCCGCGCTGGCCTATGCCGCGCTTATGTTCACTCATTCCCTCTCGGCCTTCATCCTCACCGCCATTCTGGGGCTATATGTGGCCTACATGCTGGGCTGGCAATTTTGGCAAAATCGGCGCCGGCCTGAGAGCCAACCGCCCGCTCCGCCGCCCGGCCGGCGGATGGCCCCCTACGTTTGGCGAAGGAAACACAATCCTTACCTGGCGCTTCTTCTTGCCGGTTTGCCGGCCTTATTTGTGCTGCTGCTGGGCCTGGGCCTGAGCGCCGTTTACCTGCTGCCCGCGCTCACCGAGGCCGGATTTGTGCGCACCGACCAGTGGTTTGGCGGGCGTTTTGCTTTTGGCGATGATTTTGTGGAAGTATTTCAGCTCTTTTCTCCTCAATGGGGGTTTGGGGCCAGCATCCCCGGCCCGGATGACCAAACCGGTTTTCAACTGGGTCTGGCCGCCACGGTTCTGTTCATCCTCTCTTTTTGGTTGACGCCCAAACTGGTGGATACCGCCGTGCGCCGCACGCTCTACTTTTTCCAGGGCGTCACCCTGGTGATGGCTTTTTTAACCGTGCCGCTGTCCACGCCGGTGTGGGCGTTGCTGCCCCTGGCCCAATTGGTTCAATTCCCCTGGCGACTCCTGGTAGTGGTGGCGCCCTACATTTCCATTGCCGCCGGGGTCATCCTGGCCGGCGACAAAATTCAAGAAACAGAAACATCGCCCGCCCCTCAGCCGCCCTTCCTTTTCCCGCTGCCCGTCATTATCCTGGCCTGTCTCATTTTGCTCTCCAGCTATCCCTACGTGCAGGCCCAGGTGCGCGATCCCAAACCCACCGAAGGGCCGGTCAGTGAAGCCGCTTTATTTCGCTTTCAACAATCTTCCGATGAGATGACGGGTCAAACGGCCTGGGTGCGGCGTATTCCCAACTGGTCCACCCTGGCCGAAAAAGTAGTGCGGGGCGGGCAGATCAGCACCAAAGTGCATTACGCCGCCCTGCCCGCCGATAACACCGTGGGCGTTTATTCCATGGAAATGGACAGCCAGCACGAACTGCTTTGGGTAGGAACCGAAAAAGAAGGGCAGGCGGTCACGTTTTTTACGCCCTACTATCCCGGCTGGCGGGCCTACGTTTATGAGGATTTGGGGCCGGACGACGGCAATCTGGATAAAGAAGTGGGGCCGGTCACCCGGATCGGGCCGGTTGTGGACCGGCCCGCACTCAGCGTCACTTACCTGGAAGGCTGGCTGGTGGTGCCCATTCCGCCCGGTTTCCATTTTTTGGAGATCCGGTTTGAAGACACGCCGGTCAGGATAATGGGCCGCTGGATTTCTTTTTTATCATTTTTAGTGGGTGGGGGACTGTTGTTAGCGTCGCGCAGGTGGCACGGCAGGGTTAGCCTGTTGCCAGAAGAGGGTAGCAGGGAAGCAGGGGAGTACGGCAGCTATGGAAGCAGCTAA